Proteins encoded by one window of Lathyrus oleraceus cultivar Zhongwan6 chromosome 1, CAAS_Psat_ZW6_1.0, whole genome shotgun sequence:
- the LOC127075227 gene encoding histidinol dehydrogenase, chloroplastic, translated as MKSALTASNTNNWNRCFIHPTTTKPFSFSLTNTNFRTRSSISMANAIKTYHLSNLTHTELLSLKSRPRIDFTSIFNVVNPIVDDVHNQGDAAVKQYTSRFDKVDLDKIVELVSDLPDPVLDPSIKEAFDVAYSNIYAFHAAQKSPEKSVENMKGVQCKRVARSINSVGLYVPGGTAVLPSTALMLAVPAQIAGCKTVVLANPPTQDGSTCKEVLYCAKKAGVTHILKAGGAQAISAMAWGTETCPKVEKIFGPGNQYVTAAKMILQNSEAMVSIDMPAGPSEVLVIADKHAIPSHVAADLLSQAEHGPDSQVVLVIAGDGVDQSAIQEELSKQCQSLPRGEFAAKALSHSFIVHARDMLEAITFSNMYAPEHLIINVKDAEKWESFIENAGSVFLGPWTPESVGDYASGTNHVLPTYGYARMYSGVSLDSFLKYITVQSLTEEGLRRLGPYVETMAEVEGLEAHKRAVTLRLQDIEARQVSR; from the exons ATGAAGTCTGCGCTTACCGCTTCTAACACTAACAACTGGAACCGCTGCTTCATTCATCCAACCACCACCAAACCCTTCTCCTTCTCTCTCACCAATACCAATTTCCGCACACGCTCTTCAATCTCCATGGCCAACGCCATCAAAACCTATCACTTATCAAACCTCACTCACACCGAACTTCTCTCCCTTAAATCTCGTCCTCGAATTGATTTCACTTCCATTTTCAACGTC GTTAATCCCATTGTTGATGATGTTCACAATCAAGGAGATGCTGCTGTTAAACA ATATACTTCTAGGTTTGACAAAGTTGATCTAGATAAGATTGTTGAACTTGTCTCTGACCTCCCAGACCCAGTG CTTGATCCATCTATTAAGGAAGCTTTTGATGTCGCCTACAGCAATATTTATGCATTTCATGCTGCTCAGAAGTCGCCTGAGAAAAGTGTTGAAAACATGAAA GGAGTCCAATGCAAGAGAGTTGCAAGAAGTATTAATTCCGTGGGTCTTTATGTTCCAGGGGGAACTGCTGTATTGCCTTCAACAGCTTTGATGCTTGCAGTT CCTGCACAAATTGCAGGATGTAAAACTGTTGTTCTTGCAAATCCTCCCACCCAGGATGGCTCAACATGCAAA GAGGTGCTATATTGTGCGAAGAAGGCTGGGGTGACTCACATTCTCAAAGCTGGAGGAGCACAG GCCATATCTGCTATGGCTTGGGGAACAGAAACTTGTCCCAAG GTTGAGAAGATTTTTGGCCCTGGAAATCAATATGTCACAGCTGCAAAGATGATACTTCAA AACAGTGAAGCCATGGTTTCAATCGACATGCCGGCTGGTCCATCTGAAGTTTTAGTCATTGCAGACAAGCACGCAATTCCATCTCATGTAGCTGCTGATTTGCTTTCCCAG GCTGAGCATGGCCCTGATAGCCAGGTTGTTCTCGTGATTGCTGGAGATGGTGTGGATCAGAGTGCAATTCAGGAAGAACTCAGCAAACAGTGTCAGAGTCTTCCAAGAGGCGAATTTGCTGCAAAAGCACTGAGTCACAGTTTTATCGTGCATGCACGTGATATGCTTGAG GCCATCACTTTCTCAAACATGTATGCACCCGAGCATTTAATTATCAACGTGAAAGACGCAGAGAAGTGGGAGAGTTTTATCGAGAATGCAG GTTCTGTGTTTTTAGGGCCATGGACACCAGAGAGTGTCGGTGATTACGCAAGTGGGACAAACCACGTCCTTCCCACTTATGGATATGCAAGAATGTATAGCGGTGTGTCATTGGACTCTTTCCTCAAGTACATAACTGTGCAGTCTCTCACAGAGGAAGGTCTAAGAAGACTTGGACCATATGTAGAAACCATGGCTGAAGTTGAAGGACTTGAAGCACACAAGCGAGCCGTTACTTTGAGACTTCAAGACATAGAAGCCAGACAGGTTTCAAGATAA